The Macrobrachium rosenbergii isolate ZJJX-2024 chromosome 56, ASM4041242v1, whole genome shotgun sequence genome includes a region encoding these proteins:
- the LOC136836541 gene encoding uncharacterized protein: MAVLVLMIVLLNLSGGVLGQMTQTSSFSLGSLFQLPRHCLVNLLSCKESCSECGYCYEKFVDCVMDFTADKANNTLEDAPGIQNTEGTFEDDATEKEMPDICIEKFKKCLQGNCTECILCFNVAIDCVDQYSVQETDDDDDDDDDYYFAGPMHDAPQYPGWFGYPASPLQYGEFMEYSQYPGNGVPIVPMFTGGADQRSGSSYMDQLTSAFNLGQLSFIPNNFRFFKSQVQSSTPPTVTVDSSTENVAVTVNPTTENVVTPTTDPPVLFQDCVTKFTRCLVNCFECNTCFPDFQKCTVSSFRPRVKFNV, from the exons ATGGCAGTGTTAGTGTTAATGATTGTCCTCCTCAACCTAAGTGGTGGTGTTCTTGGACAG ATGACACAGACCTCTTCATTTTCCCTGGGGTCTCTGTTTCAACTCCCCAGGCATTGCCTCGTCAACCTTTTGTCCTGCAAGGAAAGTTGCAGCGAATGTGGCTATTGCTACGAGAAGTTTGTGGACTGTGTTATGGACTTTACGGCCGATAAAGCTAACAACACACTAGAAGATGCTCCAGGCATTCAAAATACTGAG GGAACCTTCGAGGATGAtgctacagaaaaagaaatgccTGATATATGCATAGAAAAATTCAAGAAGTGTTTGCAGGGGAACTGTACTGAATGCATCTTGTGTTTCAATGTAGCAATAGACTGTGTAGATCAGTACTCGGTGCAagaaactgatgatgatgatgatgatgacgacgactaCTACTTTGCGGGACCTATGCATGATGCTCCTCAGTACCCAGGGTGGTTTGGTTATCCAGCAAGCCCCCTCCAGTATGGAGAGTTCATGGAGTACTCTCAGTATCCAGGAAATGGAGTACCTATAGTACCTATGTTTACTGGAGGAGCCGACCAACGTTCCGGCTCCTCTTATATGGATCAGCTGACGAGTGCCTTTAATCTAGGACAGCTATCATTCATTCCAAACAACTTCAGGTTTTTTAAATCGCAAGTGCAAAGTAGcactcctccaacagttactgttGATTCATCTACTGAAAATGTGGCAGTTACTGTTAATCCAACTACTGAAAATGTG gtGACTCCAACCACTGACCCTCCTGTGTTGTTCCAGGATTGCGTGACAAAATTTACAAGATGCCTCGTGAATTGTTTTGAATGTAACACCTGTTTCCCAGATTTCCAGAAATGCACAGTTTCCTCTTTCAGACCAAGAGTTAAATTTAATGTGTAA